From a region of the Brevibacterium siliguriense genome:
- the hpaD gene encoding 3,4-dihydroxyphenylacetate 2,3-dioxygenase, whose translation MTKRTDMTRTSAGYFVSQETTIATDNPVATPQASPPDILRCAYMELVVTDLAASREFYVDVLGLYVTEEDENTLYLRSTEEFIHHNLVLRKGEVAAVAAFSYRVRSPEELDKAVAFYTELGCDVRRNPDGFVKGVGDSVRVVDPLGFPYEFFYQADHVERMSWRYDLHIPGELVRLDHFNQVTPDVPRAVKYMQDLGFRVTEDIQDEEGTVYAAWMRRKATVHDTAMTGGDGPRMHHVCFATHEKHNILAICDKLGALRRSDSIERGPGRHGVSNAFYLYLRDPDGHRVEVYTQDYYTGDPDNPVITWDVHDNQRRDWWGNPVVPSWYTDASLVLDLDGNPQPVHARTDDSEMAVTIGADGFSYTRADENEGKLGNQL comes from the coding sequence ATGACGAAACGCACTGATATGACCCGGACCTCGGCCGGCTATTTCGTCAGCCAGGAGACGACCATCGCTACCGACAACCCGGTCGCTACTCCGCAGGCGAGTCCGCCCGACATCCTCCGGTGTGCCTATATGGAACTCGTCGTCACCGACCTCGCCGCCTCGCGGGAGTTCTACGTCGACGTGCTCGGACTCTACGTCACCGAAGAGGACGAGAACACTCTCTACCTGCGCTCGACGGAGGAGTTCATCCACCACAATCTCGTCCTGCGCAAGGGTGAGGTCGCTGCCGTGGCCGCGTTCTCCTACCGGGTGCGCAGCCCGGAAGAGCTCGACAAGGCCGTGGCCTTCTACACCGAACTCGGCTGCGATGTCCGTCGCAATCCCGACGGCTTCGTCAAGGGTGTGGGCGACTCCGTGCGGGTGGTCGACCCGCTGGGCTTCCCGTACGAGTTCTTCTACCAGGCAGACCACGTCGAACGCATGTCGTGGCGCTATGACCTGCACATCCCCGGCGAACTCGTCCGTCTCGACCACTTCAACCAGGTCACCCCGGATGTGCCGCGGGCGGTGAAGTACATGCAGGACCTCGGCTTCCGTGTCACGGAGGACATCCAGGACGAGGAGGGAACGGTCTATGCCGCATGGATGCGCCGCAAGGCCACCGTCCACGACACGGCGATGACCGGCGGTGACGGACCGCGCATGCACCATGTCTGCTTCGCCACGCATGAGAAGCACAACATCCTGGCCATCTGCGACAAGCTCGGTGCCTTGCGCCGGTCCGATTCGATCGAGCGCGGACCCGGCCGCCATGGAGTCTCGAATGCGTTCTACCTGTACCTTCGCGACCCCGACGGCCACCGTGTCGAGGTGTACACGCAGGACTATTACACCGGCGATCCGGACAACCCGGTCATCACCTGGGATGTCCACGACAATCAGCGCCGCGACTGGTGGGGCAATCCTGTCGTGCCGTCCTGGTACACAGACGCCTCCCTCGTCCTCGATCTCGACGGCAACCCGCAGCCCGTGCATGCCCGCACGGACGATTCGGAGATGGCCGTGACGATCGGTGCCGACGGGTTCTCCTACACCCGCGCGGATGAGAATGAGGGCAAGCTGGGCAACCAGCTCTGA
- a CDS encoding GntR family transcriptional regulator: MTVTASLSKAEIAYRWIRERVADQTYQPGHKLVLAQIALELDTSVVPVREAIRRLEADGLVTFERNIGARVAMVDQGSYTQSMETVAILEAAAVAQAQSRLGAEDLDAAEQINDRMRALLDDFEPAEFTRLNHEFHETLYRRCPNERLCTLVELEWDRLNHLRDSTFSFVPERALESVEEHSRIVALIRARASAQEVERAVREHRSATLHSFQNAQSTAAATTDLNTDSRKDNS, translated from the coding sequence GTGACCGTCACCGCCTCGCTGAGCAAGGCCGAGATCGCATATCGGTGGATCCGCGAGCGCGTAGCCGACCAGACGTACCAGCCCGGGCACAAGCTCGTGCTCGCGCAGATCGCACTCGAACTCGACACCTCCGTGGTGCCGGTGCGCGAGGCCATCCGCCGGCTGGAAGCCGACGGACTCGTGACCTTCGAACGCAATATCGGGGCCCGCGTGGCCATGGTCGATCAGGGGTCCTACACTCAGTCGATGGAAACGGTCGCGATCCTCGAGGCCGCGGCCGTCGCCCAAGCCCAGAGCCGCCTCGGCGCTGAAGATCTCGATGCGGCGGAGCAGATCAACGATCGGATGCGGGCGCTGCTCGATGATTTCGAACCGGCCGAGTTCACCCGGCTCAACCACGAGTTCCACGAAACGCTCTATCGGCGCTGCCCGAACGAGCGGCTGTGCACCCTCGTCGAACTCGAATGGGACCGACTCAACCACCTGCGGGATTCGACGTTCTCCTTCGTCCCCGAGCGGGCGTTGGAATCGGTGGAGGAGCACTCTCGCATAGTCGCCCTCATCCGGGCCCGTGCCTCGGCGCAGGAAGTCGAACGGGCTGTGCGCGAGCACCGTTCGGCCACACTGCACAGCTTCCAGAACGCCCAGTCCACCGCCGCCGCGACCACAGATCTGAACACTGATTCAAGAAAGGACAATTCATGA
- a CDS encoding LPXTG cell wall anchor domain-containing protein has protein sequence MTTLRLASLRTALLLTVLTVASLIGLGPAMAAGPPASLGEVPVLTAPNAYGPGIWHHAKQGKTWYGSYRTFPDASAYCIDAGKKSPLPKYFKNAKADTVASARTAWALHEYAGSTSKDVQAALSAMARLDKALPHDHKVPPQKPADLGKKFSGAAKKHSTILAEAKKLAGPYTLDISLEPVMRMPVLEPYAAPESASSPDSWASDRPDSDKADDKRPKVLGTPTDEATLAVSLTSASGAQVPDVPVTLNVAGAAKAPTTVTTGKEPVATTLQASAPGTLSVTASAKVAPQTVRVFEPTSGTRVQRVITPDTPDSVTDKASLDLSSQPKVTTEISDQTPTPGETVTDEFTVSGLIGDHTVTVEHTLWQTATAPRQGIKNDDAREIGSVTSKDVGNGTHTSDEVTVPEDFRGWLYFTETIAGDKATKEWKGIHGQPRETGFVPWTPTADTEAVLEGTSTHDEVAVTGLRPGSEAVLVVTAYHVESEPEQSKEPDGTELSVQDFTVNADEKGHVEIDTEPIDMPVGWVTYVTTIEGSDVNAEWTSDWGVPAETVHRLPEEKPSAPPAPPTPSEEPSKPPAPPEQPDMPSTPPAPPEQPEAPEKPETPSAEPVADTPEAPAATVSSGELPRTGTTGNGMLIGLGIVLVGLGSTILLISGSRRDRE, from the coding sequence ATGACTACTCTCAGACTCGCATCGCTGCGCACCGCGCTGCTCCTCACCGTCCTCACAGTTGCCTCACTCATCGGGCTGGGACCGGCCATGGCCGCGGGACCTCCGGCCAGCCTCGGCGAGGTTCCGGTTCTCACCGCCCCCAATGCCTACGGGCCGGGCATCTGGCACCACGCGAAGCAGGGCAAGACCTGGTACGGCTCCTACCGAACCTTCCCCGATGCCTCCGCCTACTGCATCGATGCGGGCAAGAAGTCTCCGCTGCCGAAGTACTTCAAGAATGCGAAGGCCGACACGGTCGCCTCAGCTCGCACAGCGTGGGCACTCCACGAATATGCCGGATCGACGTCGAAAGATGTGCAGGCCGCGTTGAGCGCGATGGCCCGCCTCGACAAAGCGCTCCCCCACGATCACAAGGTACCGCCACAGAAGCCGGCCGATCTCGGTAAGAAGTTCTCCGGTGCTGCGAAGAAGCACTCGACGATCCTCGCCGAGGCGAAGAAGTTGGCCGGCCCCTACACCCTCGACATCAGCCTTGAGCCGGTCATGCGCATGCCCGTGCTCGAGCCCTATGCCGCCCCGGAGTCCGCCTCTTCTCCTGACTCCTGGGCCTCCGACAGACCCGACAGCGACAAGGCCGACGACAAACGGCCTAAGGTCCTCGGCACTCCTACCGATGAGGCGACGTTGGCGGTCTCGCTGACCAGTGCCTCGGGAGCGCAGGTCCCCGACGTTCCCGTCACGCTGAATGTCGCCGGAGCTGCGAAAGCTCCGACGACCGTGACCACGGGGAAGGAACCCGTGGCCACGACGCTGCAGGCGAGCGCACCCGGCACTCTGTCAGTGACCGCCTCGGCGAAGGTCGCCCCGCAGACAGTGCGGGTCTTCGAACCGACGTCCGGCACGCGGGTCCAACGGGTGATCACCCCGGACACCCCCGATTCCGTCACGGACAAGGCGTCACTGGACCTGAGTTCCCAGCCGAAGGTGACCACCGAGATCTCCGACCAGACGCCGACACCGGGTGAGACGGTCACCGACGAATTCACCGTCTCCGGCCTCATCGGTGACCACACGGTCACCGTCGAACACACCCTGTGGCAGACCGCGACGGCACCGAGGCAGGGCATCAAGAACGATGACGCTCGCGAAATCGGATCCGTGACCTCGAAAGATGTCGGCAACGGCACCCACACGTCCGACGAGGTCACCGTGCCCGAGGACTTCCGCGGTTGGCTGTACTTCACCGAGACGATCGCCGGGGACAAGGCGACGAAGGAATGGAAGGGAATCCACGGCCAACCTCGTGAGACCGGGTTCGTCCCGTGGACTCCGACAGCCGACACCGAGGCGGTGCTTGAGGGCACGTCGACCCACGACGAGGTGGCTGTGACCGGTCTGCGGCCGGGTTCGGAGGCCGTCCTCGTCGTCACTGCCTACCACGTGGAGAGCGAACCCGAGCAGTCGAAAGAGCCCGACGGCACGGAGCTGTCCGTGCAGGACTTCACCGTCAACGCCGACGAGAAGGGACACGTCGAAATCGACACGGAGCCGATCGATATGCCCGTCGGCTGGGTCACCTATGTGACGACGATCGAGGGCAGCGACGTCAACGCGGAGTGGACGAGCGACTGGGGCGTCCCCGCCGAAACAGTGCACCGTCTGCCCGAAGAGAAGCCGTCCGCTCCCCCGGCTCCGCCGACGCCGTCGGAAGAGCCGAGCAAGCCGCCGGCTCCACCGGAACAGCCGGATATGCCGAGCACACCTCCGGCCCCACCCGAGCAGCCGGAAGCCCCGGAGAAGCCCGAGACCCCTTCGGCCGAACCGGTCGCTGACACCCCGGAGGCCCCCGCCGCCACGGTTTCATCAGGTGAACTGCCCCGCACCGGCACGACAGGCAACGGCATGCTCATCGGTCTGGGCATCGTCCTCGTCGGGCTCGGATCGACGATCCTGCTGATCTCCGGCAGCCGCCGCGACAGAGAATAG
- a CDS encoding endonuclease/exonuclease/phosphatase family protein, with the protein MNQAYSSPRRRHSPAKGITALIFGILYAAFLLLHNLLPTRMGIALIIESVLPWTGIFLALVLLMFLIRFSWLSAIGFLVPALVWTGMFGPALLPNEDSGDPDLTVATHNVGARMPQPTAAAQNIVDRDPDIVTIQELESLSGKIIHKELDSSFEHSQVVDTIGVWSKWPMSEPEEVDLGLQWPRAFATTISTDHGDIRFYAVHMPSVRPGHESMRNAALRRLATTVETDGAEHVIIAGDFNTAATDNNMKTLVPPLQDTREEARGGFGFTWPAQFPVTRLDHVLYRGFDATSDEVLERGSSDHRAVLAGLDLK; encoded by the coding sequence ATGAACCAGGCATATTCCTCACCGCGCAGAAGGCACAGCCCCGCGAAGGGCATCACCGCATTGATCTTCGGGATCCTCTATGCGGCGTTCCTGCTTCTCCACAATCTGCTTCCGACGCGGATGGGCATCGCGCTCATCATCGAATCGGTGCTGCCGTGGACGGGGATCTTCCTCGCGCTCGTGCTGCTCATGTTCCTCATTCGCTTCTCGTGGCTCTCGGCCATCGGATTCCTCGTGCCCGCTCTGGTGTGGACGGGGATGTTCGGACCCGCCCTGTTGCCGAATGAGGATTCCGGTGACCCGGATCTGACGGTGGCCACTCACAATGTGGGGGCGAGGATGCCGCAGCCCACGGCTGCCGCGCAGAACATCGTCGACCGTGATCCGGACATCGTGACGATCCAGGAGCTCGAGTCGCTTTCGGGCAAGATCATCCACAAGGAGCTCGACTCCTCGTTCGAGCATTCTCAGGTCGTCGACACCATCGGCGTGTGGTCGAAATGGCCGATGTCGGAGCCCGAGGAGGTCGACCTCGGGCTGCAGTGGCCGCGCGCCTTCGCGACCACGATCTCGACCGACCACGGTGACATCCGCTTCTATGCCGTGCATATGCCCTCGGTGCGTCCGGGGCACGAATCGATGCGCAACGCCGCACTGCGCCGATTGGCCACGACCGTGGAGACCGACGGCGCCGAGCATGTCATCATCGCCGGCGACTTCAACACGGCGGCGACGGACAACAATATGAAGACGCTCGTGCCTCCGCTGCAGGATACCCGAGAAGAGGCCCGAGGCGGCTTCGGCTTCACCTGGCCCGCACAGTTCCCCGTCACCCGGCTCGACCATGTCCTCTACCGCGGTTTCGATGCCACCTCCGACGAGGTGCTCGAACGCGGATCGAGCGACCACCGCGCAGTCCTCGCCGGACTCGACCTCAAGTAG
- a CDS encoding HpcH/HpaI aldolase family protein, with protein sequence MPFRVELPQTFSDRVTGLGDGEYLAGMWVCSGSPVAAEIAAASGMQWVLIDAEHSPIGLETTTSLLRAMNGYPATPVVRVPVNDRVLIKQYLDLGAQNLLVPMVDTKSDAEAAVAAVHYQPRGVRGVGSALARASRWNAVDGYLGRAEELVSLTVQIESATAVDNAAEIAAVDGIDQIFVGPSDLAASMGLLGQQTHPDVTDAVARTLEAVKAAGKPVGVNAFDPEQARKYLEAGASFVLVGADVGLMMNGARAWADTWVQD encoded by the coding sequence ATGCCGTTTCGAGTAGAACTTCCGCAGACCTTCTCAGACCGTGTGACCGGGCTCGGCGATGGCGAGTACCTGGCCGGGATGTGGGTGTGCTCGGGTTCCCCCGTGGCCGCCGAGATCGCTGCCGCCTCGGGGATGCAGTGGGTTCTCATCGATGCCGAGCATTCCCCGATCGGACTCGAGACCACGACGAGTCTGCTGCGTGCGATGAACGGTTACCCTGCGACCCCCGTCGTGCGGGTTCCGGTGAATGACCGGGTGCTCATCAAGCAGTACCTCGACCTCGGCGCGCAGAATCTGCTCGTGCCGATGGTCGACACGAAATCCGACGCCGAGGCGGCTGTGGCGGCCGTCCATTATCAGCCGAGAGGTGTGCGCGGGGTCGGCTCAGCCCTGGCCAGGGCCTCCCGGTGGAATGCCGTGGACGGGTACCTGGGCCGGGCCGAGGAACTCGTGTCACTGACTGTGCAGATCGAATCGGCGACTGCGGTCGACAATGCCGCCGAGATCGCCGCGGTCGACGGAATCGACCAGATCTTCGTCGGTCCCTCAGACCTGGCTGCATCGATGGGGCTGCTCGGTCAGCAGACTCATCCGGACGTCACCGATGCGGTGGCACGGACGCTCGAGGCGGTGAAGGCTGCCGGCAAACCTGTCGGTGTCAACGCCTTCGATCCCGAGCAGGCACGGAAGTACCTGGAAGCCGGAGCGTCCTTCGTCCTTGTCGGCGCCGATGTCGGTCTGATGATGAACGGTGCCCGCGCTTGGGCCGACACTTGGGTTCAGGACTGA
- a CDS encoding fumarylacetoacetate hydrolase family protein translates to MLDEATIAAIADDLAQAERTRSKIGLLTAKFPDMTVEDSYAVQNEWRRRGEAAGRRLYGHKIGLTSKPMQQATGITEPDYGAIFADQVYDTGSVIDHSQYSGVRIEVELAFVLRDELRGPDVSLFDVLRATEYVVPALEVLSSRIEMEGRTIVDTISDNAALGAMVLGGRPVAVDAVDLRRVNALLYRNETIEDSGVAAAVLDHPARGIVWLANKLAEHGDVLQAGETVLAGSFTRPMWVHPGDTVHADYGELGVITCRFE, encoded by the coding sequence ATGCTCGATGAGGCAACGATCGCGGCCATCGCCGACGATCTCGCTCAAGCGGAGCGGACGCGATCGAAGATCGGTCTGCTCACCGCGAAGTTTCCGGACATGACGGTCGAGGACTCCTATGCGGTGCAGAACGAATGGCGCCGCCGCGGTGAAGCCGCCGGCCGTCGGCTCTATGGTCACAAGATCGGTCTGACCTCGAAGCCGATGCAGCAGGCCACCGGGATCACCGAACCCGACTACGGGGCGATCTTCGCTGACCAGGTGTATGACACCGGGTCCGTGATCGATCATTCGCAGTATTCGGGCGTGCGCATCGAGGTCGAACTCGCCTTCGTGCTGCGAGACGAACTGCGCGGACCCGATGTCAGTCTCTTCGACGTCCTCCGCGCTACCGAGTACGTCGTCCCCGCACTTGAGGTCCTGTCCTCTCGCATCGAGATGGAAGGCCGCACGATCGTCGACACCATCTCGGACAATGCGGCACTGGGCGCGATGGTCCTCGGCGGTCGCCCGGTCGCTGTCGATGCCGTCGATCTGCGCCGGGTGAATGCCCTGCTCTATCGCAATGAGACGATCGAGGACTCCGGTGTCGCCGCCGCCGTGCTCGATCATCCGGCCCGCGGAATCGTGTGGTTGGCGAACAAGCTCGCCGAACACGGCGATGTGCTGCAGGCCGGAGAGACCGTGCTCGCCGGATCGTTCACCCGCCCCATGTGGGTCCACCCCGGCGACACCGTCCACGCCGACTACGGAGAGTTGGGAGTCATCACATGCCGTTTCGAGTAG
- a CDS encoding MarP family serine protease: MTVLDILLIILGVGALFAGFRQGIITALGTAGGFIVGWILGRLISPLVESLSSGTDFMDNPGVLMLLASMPLVLSVLFAFAGSGIGAWVKHNMDSDLGQGIDAVGGTVTAGIVYVLVIWLAAGFIRTTPLVEPNRWAADSAVIAAIDRTIPYSSQSALGGLAKGLSASGFPQVFSGQPEQIRGVGEPDEAMVDVGRSVEDSVVKITTTATSCATGSEGSGFVFEDGLVATNAHVVAGSTELAVQVGGKGRPYHAEVVEFDAEADVAVLRVAGLDAPALDFGNGLGPGDDSVVVGFPANGPYTISPTRVREKINARGLDIYDSQSVVREVYALRGIVREGNSGGPLVDADGNVVGMVFARSATDDETGYALTRAEIADELDAGASERAPQPTGQCTN; encoded by the coding sequence GTGACAGTTCTCGACATCCTCCTCATCATCCTCGGCGTCGGGGCGCTCTTCGCCGGGTTCCGACAGGGCATCATCACAGCCCTGGGAACCGCGGGCGGCTTCATCGTCGGCTGGATCCTCGGGCGCCTGATCTCCCCGCTCGTCGAATCGCTGAGTTCCGGCACCGATTTCATGGACAACCCCGGCGTGCTCATGCTGCTGGCCTCGATGCCGCTGGTCCTCAGCGTCCTCTTCGCCTTCGCCGGCAGCGGCATCGGCGCGTGGGTCAAGCACAATATGGACTCCGACCTCGGTCAGGGCATCGACGCCGTCGGCGGCACTGTCACTGCAGGGATCGTCTATGTCCTCGTCATCTGGCTCGCCGCAGGCTTCATCCGCACCACTCCTCTCGTCGAGCCCAACCGCTGGGCCGCGGACTCCGCCGTCATCGCCGCAATCGATCGCACCATTCCCTATTCCTCCCAGAGCGCGCTCGGCGGACTGGCGAAGGGACTGAGCGCATCCGGATTCCCGCAGGTGTTCTCCGGCCAGCCCGAACAGATCCGCGGGGTCGGAGAACCTGACGAGGCCATGGTCGATGTCGGTCGCAGCGTCGAGGATTCGGTCGTCAAGATAACGACGACGGCCACCAGCTGCGCCACCGGTTCGGAAGGCTCCGGTTTCGTCTTCGAGGACGGACTCGTCGCCACGAACGCCCATGTCGTGGCCGGATCCACTGAACTGGCCGTACAGGTCGGCGGCAAAGGCCGTCCGTACCACGCCGAGGTCGTCGAATTCGATGCCGAAGCAGACGTGGCCGTGCTCAGGGTCGCAGGCCTCGACGCTCCCGCCCTCGACTTCGGAAACGGACTCGGACCCGGCGATGACTCCGTCGTCGTCGGATTCCCCGCCAACGGTCCCTATACGATCTCACCGACCCGCGTGCGAGAGAAGATCAATGCCCGCGGACTCGACATCTACGACTCGCAGTCGGTCGTCCGGGAAGTCTATGCTCTGCGTGGAATCGTTCGGGAAGGCAATTCGGGAGGCCCCCTCGTCGACGCCGACGGAAACGTCGTCGGCATGGTCTTCGCCCGCTCGGCCACCGATGACGAAACCGGCTACGCACTCACTCGGGCAGAGATCGCCGACGAACTCGACGCCGGTGCCTCCGAGCGCGCACCGCAGCCGACAGGCCAGTGCACGAACTGA
- the hpaE gene encoding 5-carboxymethyl-2-hydroxymuconate semialdehyde dehydrogenase, translating into MTQSTTPPADIPEKIRHYINGEFVDSIDGDEFDVLNPVTNEPYIKAASGKKADIEAAVASAKKAFDEGPWPKMLPRERARILNNIADIVESRKDELAAMESFDSGLPITQAKGQAARAAENFRFFADLIVAQVDDAFKVPGRQANYVNRKPIGVAGLITPWNTPFMLESWKLGPAIATGNTVVLKPAEFTPLSASLWPGIFEEAGLPTGVFNMVNGFGEEGFAGDSLVKHPDVPLISFTGESSTGQTIFANAAPWLKGLSMELGGKSPAVVFADADLDAAVNATIFGVFSLNGERCTAGSRILVEESIYDEFVERYAAQAKRVKVGLPSDPATEVAALVHPEHYEKVMSYVEIGKSEARLVAGGGRPEGFETGNFVQPTVFADVKPDARIFQEEIFGPVVAITPFSSDEEALELANNTKYGLAAYIWTSDLKRAHNFSQAVESGMVWLNSNNVRDLRTPFGGVKASGLGHEGGYRSIDFYTEQQSVHINLGEVHNPVFGKQ; encoded by the coding sequence ATGACACAGTCCACCACCCCACCGGCAGACATACCGGAGAAGATCCGCCACTACATCAACGGAGAATTCGTCGATTCCATCGACGGAGACGAGTTCGACGTCCTCAACCCGGTGACGAACGAGCCCTACATCAAGGCCGCCTCGGGGAAGAAGGCCGATATCGAAGCCGCTGTCGCCTCGGCGAAGAAGGCGTTCGACGAGGGCCCGTGGCCGAAGATGCTGCCGCGTGAACGTGCCCGCATCCTCAATAACATCGCCGACATCGTCGAGTCTCGCAAGGACGAACTCGCCGCGATGGAGTCCTTCGACTCCGGTCTGCCGATCACCCAGGCCAAGGGCCAGGCGGCACGTGCAGCGGAGAACTTCCGCTTCTTCGCCGACCTCATCGTCGCCCAGGTCGACGATGCCTTCAAGGTTCCCGGCCGCCAGGCGAACTACGTCAACCGCAAGCCGATCGGCGTGGCCGGACTCATCACTCCGTGGAACACCCCGTTCATGCTTGAATCCTGGAAGCTGGGACCGGCGATCGCGACCGGCAACACCGTTGTACTCAAGCCCGCCGAGTTCACCCCGCTCTCTGCCTCCCTGTGGCCGGGCATCTTCGAAGAGGCCGGACTGCCCACCGGTGTCTTCAACATGGTCAACGGCTTCGGTGAGGAGGGCTTCGCCGGCGATTCGCTTGTCAAGCACCCCGATGTTCCGCTCATCTCCTTCACCGGCGAATCGAGCACCGGACAGACGATCTTCGCCAATGCCGCACCCTGGCTCAAGGGTCTGTCGATGGAGCTCGGCGGAAAGTCCCCGGCCGTCGTCTTCGCCGACGCGGACCTCGATGCCGCCGTCAACGCCACGATCTTCGGTGTCTTCTCCCTCAATGGGGAGCGCTGCACCGCCGGTTCGCGCATCCTCGTCGAAGAATCGATCTACGACGAATTCGTCGAGCGCTACGCCGCCCAGGCCAAGCGCGTGAAGGTCGGTCTGCCCTCGGATCCCGCGACCGAGGTGGCCGCGCTCGTTCACCCCGAGCACTATGAGAAGGTCATGTCCTACGTCGAGATCGGCAAGTCCGAGGCCCGCCTCGTCGCCGGCGGCGGACGTCCCGAGGGCTTCGAGACCGGAAACTTCGTCCAGCCGACCGTGTTCGCCGATGTGAAGCCCGACGCGCGGATCTTCCAGGAGGAGATCTTCGGGCCCGTCGTCGCGATCACTCCGTTCTCCTCCGACGAGGAGGCCCTGGAGTTGGCGAACAACACGAAGTACGGTCTGGCCGCCTATATCTGGACCTCGGACCTCAAGCGCGCCCACAACTTCTCCCAGGCTGTGGAGTCGGGAATGGTGTGGCTGAACTCGAACAACGTCCGCGACCTGCGCACCCCTTTCGGCGGTGTCAAGGCCTCGGGCCTCGGCCACGAGGGCGGCTACCGGTCGATCGACTTCTACACGGAGCAGCAGTCCGTGCACATCAACCTCGGCGAGGTCCACAACCCCGTCTTCGGAAAGCAGTGA
- a CDS encoding PrsW family intramembrane metalloprotease — MQGQPQMQPVPGRLMPQQAQPIPGQPMPGQPVMYAPPPAQVRVYAQPRFAPTVTQEMRIRAGMQAPQQVVTDTPWTGAVRKAQPKTQPDSTGNIVRLVAAILVLIGLVVGLALLALVGGLSFGVRLFALIGLSAIPLLGIIAYVLWLDRWRPQPKLLLGICLLWGAVAAVILTLAFSIAGEIALALAGFRGVPSLIGTVIQAPILEESTKTVLLLVIVLAARRYFEGPLDGLVYGSLIGAGFAFTENILYLGGAWNEGQVEGLMELFVVRCLCAPLLHTTFSTAAGVSIGLAARKWPWWSLILMWLPGLVLGMVLHGFWNGSMVLLSVIDQEITHNEIVSRTGMIILSIIYSAAWIALGLILRRSERMHTQNMLGDYANSGWLTHAEVDMLGTWKGRKNGRDWAKSFPGGKEEMKTMIRTSGKLATTRMRVLAGIGGEQERNIERAELKQFSDARDRLLAASKQTVSRQTVR, encoded by the coding sequence ATGCAGGGCCAGCCCCAGATGCAGCCGGTTCCCGGCCGGCTGATGCCGCAGCAGGCCCAGCCCATCCCCGGACAGCCGATGCCCGGCCAGCCGGTGATGTACGCGCCCCCGCCGGCGCAGGTTCGCGTCTATGCTCAGCCACGGTTTGCACCGACGGTGACGCAGGAGATGCGGATTCGCGCTGGAATGCAGGCACCCCAACAGGTTGTCACCGACACTCCCTGGACCGGTGCCGTGCGGAAGGCACAACCGAAGACCCAACCCGATTCGACCGGAAACATCGTTCGGCTCGTTGCCGCGATCCTCGTTCTCATAGGGCTCGTCGTCGGGCTGGCACTACTGGCACTGGTCGGTGGACTGAGCTTCGGGGTCCGTCTCTTCGCCCTGATCGGTCTCTCTGCCATCCCGCTTCTCGGCATCATCGCCTATGTGCTCTGGCTCGATCGCTGGAGGCCCCAGCCGAAGCTGCTCTTGGGCATCTGCCTGCTCTGGGGTGCCGTCGCCGCGGTCATCCTCACCCTGGCCTTCTCCATCGCCGGCGAGATCGCGCTCGCCCTGGCCGGTTTCCGGGGCGTGCCCAGTCTGATCGGTACGGTCATCCAAGCCCCGATCCTCGAGGAGTCGACGAAGACTGTTCTCCTTCTGGTCATCGTCCTTGCGGCACGGCGCTACTTCGAGGGCCCACTCGATGGCCTCGTCTATGGTTCGCTCATCGGTGCGGGCTTTGCCTTCACCGAGAACATCCTCTATCTGGGTGGAGCGTGGAACGAAGGCCAGGTAGAAGGTCTGATGGAGCTCTTCGTCGTCAGGTGCCTGTGCGCACCCCTGCTGCACACAACGTTCTCGACGGCTGCCGGTGTGTCGATCGGACTTGCTGCCCGCAAATGGCCGTGGTGGTCACTCATCCTCATGTGGCTGCCCGGACTCGTGCTCGGCATGGTCCTGCACGGATTCTGGAACGGGTCGATGGTGTTGCTGTCCGTCATCGATCAGGAGATCACCCACAACGAGATCGTCTCGCGAACCGGGATGATCATCCTCAGCATCATCTACTCCGCCGCTTGGATCGCGCTCGGCCTCATCCTGCGCCGCAGCGAACGCATGCACACTCAGAACATGCTCGGCGACTATGCGAACTCCGGTTGGCTCACCCACGCCGAGGTCGACATGCTCGGCACGTGGAAGGGCCGGAAGAACGGCCGCGACTGGGCGAAGTCGTTCCCCGGCGGCAAGGAGGAGATGAAGACCATGATCCGCACCTCCGGCAAACTGGCGACGACGCGGATGCGCGTGCTCGCTGGAATCGGCGGCGAACAGGAACGCAATATCGAACGGGCCGAACTCAAACAGTTCTCCGATGCCCGCGACCGTCTGCTCGCGGCCTCCAAACAGACGGTTTCCAGACAGACAGTGCGGTAA